GCGCCGAGGAGGTCGCCGGGTGCGGGGGCATCGGGGTGCCGCACGGGCGCTATGGCGTCGGCGGGGGGCGTCAGAGCTGCAGAAGTACCACTCACAGGCGCAGACCTTACCCGCGCGTCCTGGGAGAAAGCGCACCGTGCCAAGCTTGGCTGCATGGAGCTCTCCACCGCACCGTTCGAAGAACGCCTCACCGCCCCCCGCTCGTGGTGGCTCGTCTCACTCCTGCTCGGCGTCGCCTGCGCCCTGGTCCTGCTGCCGTTCGGCACGCTGCCGCTGCTCGGAGGGCTTGTCGGCGGGACGGCCGCGGCGGCGGTGGTGACGAGTTCGTACGGCTCCGTGCGCATCCGTGTCGTGGCGGGCTCGCTGGTCGCCGGGGACGCGAAGATCCCGCTGTCGGCGCTGGGTGACGCGGAGATCCTGGACGCCGAGGGCGCGCGCGCCTGGCGCATGCACAAGGCCGACCCGCGTGCCTTCATGCTGCTGCGCAGCTATGTGCCGACGGCCCTGCGCGTGGACGTCACCGACCCGCAGGACCCGACCCCGTACCTGTACCTGTCGACGCGGGACCCGAAGGGGCTGGCCAAGGCGCTCGGCAAGTAGCGCCGGTCAGCTTCCGAGCTCCTTGGGCTCGGAAGCGTCACCCGGGATCAGCGGGTGCGGGTCGCTGGGGCGCTCCAGGGGCGGCAGCTCCGGCAGGGCGTCCCAGGGGACCTGGATCTTGCGCAGGTCCTTGCGGATCCGCCCCGCGAGCTTCTTGGTGTCGCGGCGGTTCATGACCGCCCCGACCGCGGCGCCGACCATGAACGGCATCAGGTTCGGCAGGTTGCGCACCATGCGCTTCATGATCTGCTGGCGCAGCTCGCGCTTCATCCGGCCGCCGAGCGCCGCGTTGATCGTCGCGGGCTTCGTGACCTCGATGCCGCGTTCCTCGGTCCACGAGGCCAGATAGGCGGCGCTGCGGTCCTTGAGGGCGCCGGGCGGGCGCACGCCGTAGACCTCGTGCAGCTCGGCGACGAGCTTCATCTCGATGGCGGCGACGCCGGTGATCTCGGCCGCAAGCTCCGCGGGCATCGCGGGCGGTACGGGCATCATCGCGGCGGCGCCGATCCCCGCACCCACGGTGGAGGTGGCGTTGGCCGCGCCCGCGACGAGTTTGTCCGCGAGCTGTTCGGCGCTCAGGCCGGGGAACTGTCTGCGCAGGGTCGCCAGATCGCGCACCGGTACACGCGGCGCGTTCTCGATGATCCGGTCGGCGAGGTAGCCGAGTCCTGCTTTGGCGGCGGTGCCGCTCTTGCGGACGCCGTCCCTGACGGCGGCCACACGGCGCCTGGCGACCTGTGCACGGTCGCCGATCGACGCTTGGTCACCCGCGGTGGGCACGGCGGGCAGGTCGCTGAATCCCGCCGCCGCGAGGTCGCCCGTCACCTCTCGGTCGTCCGCGTCCTCGAGCGAGGCTGCTCCAGTGGGGGAAGAGCCTCGCTCGTCGTCACGCACGCCGTCGTCGGACGGGCCACCGTCCGCTTCCCGGTCCTTCCGGGAGCGGCGCTTCCAGGGCGGGGTCGAGCCAGTCACGGCCGACCCTGCCTCAGTCGCAGTCGCGGCAGATCGGCTGGCCGTTCTTCTCCCTGGCCAGCTGGCTCCTGTGGTGCACCAGGAAGCAGCTCATGCAGGTGAACTCGTCCTGCTGCTTGGGCAGGACCCGGACGGCCAGCTCCTCGTTCGAGAGGTCGGCGCCGGGGAGCTCCAGGCCTTCGGCGGCCTCGAACTCGTCGACGTCGACCGACGAGGTCGACTTGTCGTTCCGCCGAGCCTTGAGCTCCTCGATGCTGTCCTCGTTGACGTCATCGTCGGTCTTGCGTGGGGTGTCGTAATCCGTTGCCATGTGTCGCTCTCCCCCTCTGGGTGTATGCGGTGTCTCCAGCGCACAACGCGCGGGAGGCCGGACTTTGTGCCCGACCTGAGGCGGAGATTTTGCCTCACATCAAGGTCTGTTACTCAATCGACACCCAACCGGATCCCTCATGAGTGATCGGGTTGGATGGCGATCGGGACCGTACACGGTCCGAAGGTGGCACCTCACGGGCGCCACCCCGTGTACTTCCCGTGATCCGGACCCCTGAAAACCCGGATTTTCCCGGCTTTCCGGGGGCTTTGACGATCACGGAGAGTAGATGGCCGGAAATTCGCCCTTGTGATCGATCACACACGGCCTCTCCGGGATCAGGTCCCGAAAATTCCGCTAAAAGCGAACTCGCCCGGCACGTCGGCGGAAGCATCTCAGATCGGTCGCCGACCCGCATCTCGGAAGGCTCGAATCGGCGGGTGACACGCGTCTCGGAGGCCTCAGATCGGCAGGGTGACCCGCATGACGAGCCCACCCCCTTCACGCGGCTCCGCGATGATACGGCCCCCATGAGCGCGCGCCACCGAGCGGGCGATCGACAGACCGAGCCCCACTCCCTTGT
The DNA window shown above is from Streptomyces sp. NBC_01445 and carries:
- a CDS encoding DUF3093 domain-containing protein; the protein is MELSTAPFEERLTAPRSWWLVSLLLGVACALVLLPFGTLPLLGGLVGGTAAAAVVTSSYGSVRIRVVAGSLVAGDAKIPLSALGDAEILDAEGARAWRMHKADPRAFMLLRSYVPTALRVDVTDPQDPTPYLYLSTRDPKGLAKALGK
- a CDS encoding DUF4193 domain-containing protein, with the translated sequence MATDYDTPRKTDDDVNEDSIEELKARRNDKSTSSVDVDEFEAAEGLELPGADLSNEELAVRVLPKQQDEFTCMSCFLVHHRSQLAREKNGQPICRDCD